A section of the Salmo salar chromosome ssa05, Ssal_v3.1, whole genome shotgun sequence genome encodes:
- the LOC106605997 gene encoding FK506-binding protein 4, producing the protein MMKTQGVLVGVSLLTSVALLGLINVRRKEEVKEQKHVSFETIKLRVTRDVLGEYQHEVIRAHNLLDKTKAQVDTLGSELPPLQAAEAKKKSELEACQGEKKHVADEVGAVEAENSNSKTEFEKQKAAWVAEVTSLKQQVEKRSKVCVFVKKDSVEGRKLCGDEPPKQEAAPKPDAPKAEEPKPDSPKEAPKQEAVPKPEEPKPEAPKMR; encoded by the exons ATGATGAAGACGCAGGGTGTGTTGGTGGGGGTGTCTCTACTGACTAGCGTAGCTCTACTGGGACTGATAAACGTGCGGCGGAAAGAAGAGGTGAAGGAGCAGAAACATGTATCGTTCGAGACGATTAAACTGCGTGTGACCAGAGACGTACTGGGAGAGTACCAACACGAGGTAATCAGAGCCCACAACCTGCTGGACAAGACTAAGGCTCAGGTGGATACTCTGGGGTCAGAACTCCCCCCACTGCAGGCTGCAGAggccaagaagaagagtgaactGGAGGCATGCCAGGGAGAAAAG AAACATGTCGCTGATGAGGTGGGGGCCGTTGAGGCAGAGAACAGTAACTCCAAAA CTGAGTTTGAGAAGCAAAAGGCTGCCTGGGTAGCAGAGGTGACATCTCTCAAACAGCAGGTAGAGAAGCGCAGCAAAGTGTGTGTCTTTGTGAAGAAGGACTCTGTAGAGGGAAG GAAACTGTGTGGGGATGAACCGCCTAAACAAGAGGCCGCTCCAAAACCAGATGCCCCCAAAGCAGAAGAACCCAAACCTGATTCTCCTAAAGAAGCCCCTAAACAAGAAGCCGTCCCCAAACCAGAAGAACCCAAACCTGAGGCCCCAAAGATGAGATGA